In Gemmatimonadales bacterium, one DNA window encodes the following:
- a CDS encoding FAD-dependent monooxygenase — protein MESVEHLVIGGGPAGLRAAEVLAEAGREVVVLERHAEIGPKTCAGGLTRKAVRELEPIGLERGVGLDRVGYVSFNHER, from the coding sequence GTGGAGAGCGTCGAGCATCTGGTGATCGGCGGCGGGCCGGCGGGCCTCCGCGCGGCGGAGGTCCTGGCCGAGGCGGGGCGCGAGGTCGTCGTACTGGAGCGCCACGCCGAGATCGGGCCGAAGACGTGTGCCGGCGGCCTCACCCGGAAGGCCGTGCGCGAGCTGGAGCCGATCGGCCTCGAGCGCGGGGTCGGACTCGACCGCGTGGGCTATGTGTCATTCAACCACGAGCG